The following proteins are encoded in a genomic region of Nicotiana sylvestris chromosome 4, ASM39365v2, whole genome shotgun sequence:
- the LOC104224179 gene encoding beta-glucosidase 18-like — MEPAVFWHTCLAIFISFSGFMVSCHLTDQVSLSSNFLFGTASSSYQYEGAFLSDGKGLSNWDVFTHEAGHVKDGSNGDVAVDHYHRYLEDIKLMADMGVNSFRFSISWARILPKGRFGKVNMAGIEYYSKLIDALLLKGIQPFVTLTHYDIPQELEDRYGGWLNSQIQYDFSYFANICFKYFGDRVKYWITMNEASFVAISGYRDGSYPPARCSGIFGNCSAGGDSEREPFIAAHNMILSHAAAVRIYRTRYQKCQGGMIGITMGVEWYEPFSNSSEDIAATQRARSFYTNWFLDPIILGRYPEEMVQILGSNLPEFSVSDLRMLSYGLDFIGINHYSAVYIKDCLYSACEHGNSWSEGSYLTTTQRDGVYIGEPGEVDWQFVYPQGIEKVVMYIKDRFNNTPMFITENGFAGNSSSIEDALNDVHRVKYMHSYLNSLANAIRKGADVRGYFAWSLLDNFEWLDGYTIRFGLYYVNYTNLQRTPKLSATKYPELMCNFHIELEAHTAQK, encoded by the exons ATGGAACCTGCAGTGTTTTGGCACACCTGCTTAGCAATTTTTATCTCCTTTTCTGGTTTCATGGTGTCATGTCATCTAACAGACCAAGTTTCATTGTCGAGCAATTTCTTGTTTGGAACGGCCTCTTCATCTTACCAG TATGAAGGAGCTTTCCTCAGTGATGGGAAAGGCCTCAGCAACTGGGACGTTTTTACCCATGAAGCTG GTCATGTTAAGGATGGAAGCAATGGAGATGTTGCTGTTGATCACTACCATCGTTATTTG GAGGACATCAAACTCATGGCAGATATGGGTGTGAATAGCTTTCGTTTCTCTATCTCATGGGCAAGAATTCTACCTA AGGGCAGATTTGGAAAAGTTAATATGGCCGGAATTGAGTACTACAGTAAGCTCATTGATGCACTCCTACTGAAAG GGATCCAACCGTTTGTCACATTAACACATTATGACATACCACAAGAACTTGAGGACAGATATGGTGGTTGGCTAAATTCACAGATACA GTATGATTTTAGCTATTTTGCAAACATATGCTTCAAATACTTCGGAGATAGAGTTAAATATTGGATAACGATGAATGAGGCTAGCTTCGTGGCCATTAGTGGCTATAGAGATGGGAGTTACCCTCCAGCTCGATGCTCTGGTATATTTGGGAATTGTAGTGCTGGCGGGGATTCAGAAAGGGAGCCCTTCATTGCAGCTCACAATATGATCCTATCTCATGCAGCTGCTGTCCGCATTTACCGCACCAGATATCAG AAATGTCAAGGAGGCATGATTGGCATTACTATGGGTGTCGAATGGTATGAACCGTTTAGCAACTCCTCAGAAGACATAGCTGCAACTCAAAGAGCTCGATCATTCTATACCAATTG GTTTTTAGACCCTATTATATTAGGAAGATATCCTGAAGAAATGGTACAAATTTTGGGATCTAATCTTCCAGAATTTTCAGTGAGTGATTTGAGAATGTTGAGTTATGGCCTAGATTTCATTGGCATCAATCATTATTCAGCTGTTTATATCAAAGATTGCTTATATTCTGCCTGTGAACATGGAAACTCTTGGTCAGAGGGTTCTTATTTAACGACTACACAAAGAGACGGTGTCTACATCGGGGAACCT GGGGAAGTGGACTGGCAATTTGTGTATCCACAAGGGATTGAAAAAGTTGTGATGTATATAAAGGACAGATTCAACAATACTCCTATGTTTATCACTGAAAATG GCTTTGCTGGGAACAGTTCTTCTATAGAGGATGCCTTGAACGATGTTCATAGAGTGAAATACATGCATAGCTACTTAAATTCATTGGCAAATGCAATCAGGAAAGGTGCAGATGTAAGGGGGTACTTTGCTTGGTCCCTTCTTGATAACTTTGAGTGGCTAGATGGATATACCATAAGATTTGGACTTTACTATGTCAACTACACAAATCTCCAGAGAACTCCAAAACTATCAGCCACTAAGTATCCAGAGCTCATGTGTAACTTTCACATAGAGCTTGAAGCACATACTGCCCAGAAATAG
- the LOC104247368 gene encoding isoflavone reductase homolog A622 has product MVVSEKSKILIIGGTGYIGKYLVETSAKSGHPTFALIRESTLKNPEKSKLIDTFKSYGVTLLFGDISNQESLLKAIKQVDVVISTVGGQQFTDQVNIIKAIKEAGNIKRFLPSEFGFDVDHARAIEPAASLFALKVRIRRMIEAEGIPYTYVICNWFADFFLPNLGQLEAKTPPRDKVVIFGDGNPKAIYVKEEDIATYTIEAVDDPRTLNKTLHMRPPANILSFNEIVSLWEDKIGKTLEKLYLSEEDILQIVQEGPLPLRTNLAICHSVFVNGDSANFEVQPPTGVEATELYPKVKYTTVDEFYNKFV; this is encoded by the exons ATGGTTGTATCAGAGAAAAGCAAGATCTTAATAATTGGAGGCACAGGCTACATAGGAAAATACTTGGTGGAGACAAGTGCAAAATCTGGGCATCCAACTTTCGCTCTTATCAGAGAAAGCACACTCAAAAACCCCGAGAAATCAAAACTCATCGACACATTCAAGAGTTATGGGGTTACGCTACTTTTT GGAGATATATCCAATCAAGAGAGCTTACTCAAGGCAATCAAGCAAGTTGATGTGGTGATTTCCACTGTCGGAGGACAGCAATTTACTGATCAAGTGAACATCATCAAAGCAATTAAAGAAGCTGGAAATATCAAG AGATTTCTTCCTTCAGAATTTGGATTCGATGTGGATCATGCTCGTGCAATTGAACCAGCTGCATCACTCTTCGCTCTAAAGGTAAGAATCAGGAGGATGATAGAGGCAGAAGGAATTCCATACACATATGTAATCTGCAATTGGTTTGCAGATTTCTTCTTGCCCAACTTGGGGCAGTTAGAGGCCAAAACCCCTCCTAGAGACAAAGTTGTCATTTTTGGCGATGGAAATCCCAAAG CAATATATGTGAAGGAAGAAGACATAGCGACATACACTATCGAAGCAGTAGATGATCCACGGACATTGAATAAGACTCTTCACATGAGACCACCTGCCAATATTCTATCCTTCAACGAGATAGTGTCCTTGTGGGAGGACAAAATTGGGAAGACCCTCGAGAAGTTATATCTATCAGAGGAAGATATTCTCCAGATTGTACAAG AGGGACCTCTGCCATTAAGGACTAATTTGGCCATATGCCATTCAGTTTTTGTTAATGGAGATTCTGCAAACTTTGAGGTTCAGCCTCCTACAGGTGTCGAAGCCACTGAGCTATATCCAAAAGTGAAATACACAACCGTCGACGAGTTCTACAACAAATTTGTCTAG